The following nucleotide sequence is from Ailuropoda melanoleuca isolate Jingjing chromosome 12, ASM200744v2, whole genome shotgun sequence.
cttCCCCCTCACCTGCCCCCGTCATGTCCAGCACAATGCTTCAGGGCCAGGAGTgagaatatattaatatatcagGCAAATCCCTTGTCTCCTCTGGCCTCAAGTTATCCAACACTAAAGAAGGTAGGAGGGCTGGGTTACAGGCTTCCAAGAGAAACATTCAAGAACATAGGGTCCTTACCTGCCAGCGGCGTCTTGAGGCCTGGCAGAGCTTAGAATAAGCTTCAGCAATGATAGCGGccctggagagcagagagaggcccTCGAGAGGGGACCCTCCTtccaccaccccttccccccatcccacctcaccgctccccaccccactcacttGCAGTACAGCCCTCCCCCAGGAGGTAAATCTGGGATGTCCTCTGAGGCCAGAGTCCAGAAAACCGTGTTCAGGCTGGGGGGCTCCTGAGCAGAGGAACACAGCTCTGAGAAGGAGGCAAGGATTATGGCAGAGCCCTTGCCCGCTGACCACCCCTCCCGCTACGCTCCTGGAGCCTGCTCACCGGCGACCCTGTGGCCCAGGGCTGCGTCCAGCGCTAGCTCCTTCCTGATCGCCTCCTCACAAGGCCTGGGGGCCCCGGGGAAGCAGACCAGGATGCAGGTCATGTTGTCCAGGCTGTCCTGGAgaaagtggagaaaagggagcctgGTGGAACACGGCTGAATGCCTCAGCACGGGGCTCCATGCCCTTGGAAGCGGAGCTTCCCAACAATCTCAGCGTTCTAGTGCCCTCCTCCCCAATCTGGTTAGGCCCATTTCTCTCTAGTCTTGCCCATCTGCCAATCTAAACTAAGTGCTCCCAGCAGGACCAGTCACCAGACCACGCCCTTTCACGTCCTCGCCTCACTCTAACAGAGAAACTGCCCCTTCGCCGAAGCTCCTCCCACTCTGCTGCCCCGTTGCTCTTTCTTATGGCACTAATCATGCCTCAGGACCCACTCCGAAAACCCAGGGCAGTCCTCTTCCAAAAGACCACGCCCTTTCTCTTAAGTCCCTCCCACTCACCTACCCGGCACTACGTGGCTCTCCCATCTTGCTTCAAGACAGCCCTCCGTCTCCGCCCTCTCCATTTTTTGGCCTGCCTACTCTAGCAGGCCACTCCCTTTAGTGGAGTCTTACCCCCTTCTCTAGTTTGAGGGAGCCTCCCCCTCAAAATCCATCTTCCCTAGATCCTTTAATTCTTCCCCTCAGTGACTCCAAGCCCCGCCCCCAGGACCTTGCACAGACACGTATCCAATAGCTGCGCGCAGAGAAGCTCCGGGGCCAGGCCCAAGCAGAGGCGCGATGCCACCAGTCCCGCCAGGGCAGCGCCGGACATCGCGTCCCACACACCGTCAGAGGCCAATAACATGAACTCGTCCTCAGCCTGGCGAGCCAGGGCGGTCACCTCAGGCTCCGCGGAAATGAGCTGCAGCTCAGGGGGCCTTCCCGGAGCCTCTTTGTAAGCAAAGTCGCCCAGGGCTCGGGATACTGCCAGAGAGCCTTCGAGGCGCCGGCGGCGAATGGTCCCTCCCGCGTTGTGGATGCGCTCGCGTTCCCGGGGCCGGAGGGGCCGATGGTCCTCAGTGCTGAAGGCCACCGCGCCAGCGCGACTCAACATCGCTCGGGAGTCACCGCAGTGCGCCAGGTACAGAAAACGCTGGGAGATGAGCAACGCCACGGCGGTGGAGCCCCCCGGCTCGCCCGGAGGCCAGAGCGCGCGCAGCCTTGCGTCTGCGCTCAGGAAGGCTCGGCGTAGCGCCTCGCGCACTCCCTCAGGTTCGCCAGGCGCGGGGCCCAGAGCCTCGAGCACGTGGCCCGGCAGGTGGCGCGCGCCGAAGAGGGCAGCTCGCGCCCCGCCGTGGCCGTCGAGGACCGCGAAGAATGCCCAGCCTGGTGGCAGCCCCGGCAGCTCGAGCCAAGCGCAATGAGCGTCCTCCATGTGCGCGCGCCAGCCTTGCACAGCGCTCGCCCCGAAGCGCAGTCCCCAAGATGCGGCCGCACCCCCGTGCGGCCGCTGGACGCATCGCGGCGCGTCCAGGAGCGACTGAAGCCCGTGGTGAGTCCTgcgcccctcctcctcttcctcttctgactCCTGTTTTTTGCGAGCTGGCCAGAGGAGACGCTCCAGCAGGCGGGCAAAGGCAGCCATCCTTCAGCCCTGGGATCAGGAAGCCTCCACCCTCTGCACCTGCCCGGCCCCAACTTCATTAATCCCTTCCACTGTGAGATTTTAAACCA
It contains:
- the PPM1N gene encoding probable protein phosphatase 1N isoform X4 — encoded protein: MAAFARLLERLLWPARKKQESEEEEEEGRRTHHGLQSLLDAPRCVQRPHGGAAASWGLRFGASAVQGWRAHMEDAHCAWLELPGLPPGWAFFAVLDGHGGARAALFGARHLPGHVLEALGPAPGEPEGVREALRRAFLSADARLRALWPPGEPGGSTAVALLISQRFLYLAHCGDSRAMLSRAGAVAFSTEDHRPLRPRERERIHNAGGTIRRRRLEGSLAVSRALGDFAYKEAPGRPPELQLISAEPEVTALARQAEDEFMLLASDGVWDAMSGAALAGLVASRLCLGLAPELLCAQLLDTCLCKDSLDNMTCILVCFPGAPRPCEEAIRKELALDAALGHRVAELCSSAQEPPSLNTVFWTLASEDIPDLPPGGGLYCKARMGPESPLAPTDTH
- the PPM1N gene encoding probable protein phosphatase 1N isoform X1, with protein sequence MAAFARLLERLLWPARKKQESEEEEEEGRRTHHGLQSLLDAPRCVQRPHGGAAASWGLRFGASAVQGWRAHMEDAHCAWLELPGLPPGWAFFAVLDGHGGARAALFGARHLPGHVLEALGPAPGEPEGVREALRRAFLSADARLRALWPPGEPGGSTAVALLISQRFLYLAHCGDSRAMLSRAGAVAFSTEDHRPLRPRERERIHNAGGTIRRRRLEGSLAVSRALGDFAYKEAPGRPPELQLISAEPEVTALARQAEDEFMLLASDGVWDAMSGAALAGLVASRLCLGLAPELLCAQLLDTCLCKDSLDNMTCILVCFPGAPRPCEEAIRKELALDAALGHRVAELCSSAQEPPSLNTVFWTLASEDIPDLPPGGGLYCKAAIIAEAYSKLCQASRRRWQKGPNGAGKPTGTH
- the PPM1N gene encoding probable protein phosphatase 1N isoform X7 is translated as MAAFARLLERLLWPARKKQESEEEEEEGRRTHHGLQSLLDAPRCVQRPHGGAAASWGLRFGASAVQGWRAHMEDAHCAWLELPGLPPGWAFFAVLDGHGGARAALFGARHLPGHVLEALGPAPGEPEGVREALRRAFLSADARLRALWPPGEPGGSTAVALLISQRFLYLAHCGDSRAMLSRAGAVAFSTEDHRPLRPRERERIHNAGGTIRRRRLEGSLAVSRALGDFAYKEAPGRPPELQLISAEPEVTALARQAEDEFMLLASDGVWDAMSGAALAGLVASRLCLGLAPELLCAQLLDTCLCKDSLDNMTCILVCFPGAPRPCEEAIRKELALDAALGHRVAGAPQPEHGFLDSGLRGHPRFTSWGRAVLQGRYHC
- the PPM1N gene encoding probable protein phosphatase 1N isoform X2 translates to MAAFARLLERLLWPARKKQESEEEEEEGRRTHHGLQSLLDAPRCVQRPHGGAAASWGLRFGASAVQGWRAHMEDAHCAWLELPGLPPGWAFFAVLDGHGGARAALFGARHLPGHVLEALGPAPGEPEGVREALRRAFLSADARLRALWPPGEPGGSTAVALLISQRFLYLAHCGDSRAMLSRAGAVAFSTEDHRPLRPRERERIHNAGGTIRRRRLEGSLAVSRALGDFAYKEAPGRPPELQLISAEPEVTALARQAEDEFMLLASDGVWDAMSGAALAGLVASRLCLGLAPELLCAQLLDTCLCKDSLDNMTCILVCFPGAPRPCEEAIRKELALDAALGHRVAELCSSAQEPPSLNTVFWTLASEDIPDLPPGGGLYCKAAIIAEAYSKLCQASRRRWQGPNGAGKPTGTH
- the PPM1N gene encoding probable protein phosphatase 1N isoform X9; translation: MAAFARLLERLLWPARKKQESEEEEEEGRRTHHGLQSLLDAPRCVQRPHGGAAASWGLRFGASAVQGWRAHMEDAHCAWLELPGLPPGWAFFAVLDGHGGARAALFGARHLPGHVLEALGPAPGEPEGVREALRRAFLSADARLRALWPPGEPGGSTAVALLISQRFLYLAHCGDSRAMLSRAGAVAFSTEDHRPLRPRERERIHNAGGTIRRRRLEGSLAVSRALGDFAYKEAPGRPPELQLISAEPEDSLDNMTCILVCFPGAPRPCEEAIRKELALDAALGHRVAELCSSAQEPPSLNTVFWTLASEDIPDLPPGGGLYCKAAIIAEAYSKLCQASRRRWQKGPNGAGKPTGTH
- the PPM1N gene encoding probable protein phosphatase 1N isoform X6, with product MAAFARLLERLLWPARKKQESEEEEEEGRRTHHGLQSLLDAPRCVQRPHGGAAASWGLRFGASAVQGWRAHMEDAHCAWLELPGLPPGWAFFAVLDGHGGARAALFGARHLPGHVLEALGPAPGEPEGVREALRRAFLSADARLRALWPPGEPGGSTAVALLISQRFLYLAHCGDSRAMLSRAGAVAFSTEDHRPLRPRERERIHNAGGTIRRRRLEGSLAVSRALGDFAYKEAPGRPPELQLISAEPEVTALARQAEDEFMLLASDGVWDAMSGAALAGLVASRLCLGLAPELLCAQLLDTCLCKDSLDNMTCILVCFPGAPRPCEEAIRKELALDAALGHRVAGAPQPEHGFLDSGLRGHPRFTSWGRAVLQGPNGAGKPTGTH
- the PPM1N gene encoding probable protein phosphatase 1N isoform X8; this translates as MAAFARLLERLLWPARKKQESEEEEEEGRRTHHGLQSLLDAPRCVQRPHGGAAASWGLRFGASAVQGWRAHMEDAHCAWLELPGLPPGWAFFAVLDGHGGARAALFGARHLPGHVLEALGPAPGEPEGVREALRRAFLSADARLRALWPPGEPGGSTAVALLISQRFLYLAHCGDSRAMLSRAGAVAFSTEDHRPLRPRERERIHNAGGTIRRRRLEGSLAVSRALGDFAYKEAPGRPPELQLISAEPEVTALARQAEDEFMLLASDGVWDAMSGAALAGLVASRLCLGLAPELLCAQLLDTCLCKEPPSLNTVFWTLASEDIPDLPPGGGLYCKAAIIAEAYSKLCQASRRRWQKGPNGAGKPTGTH
- the PPM1N gene encoding probable protein phosphatase 1N isoform X5; its protein translation is MAAFARLLERLLWPARKKQESEEEEEEGRRTHHGLQSLLDAPRCVQRPHGGAAASWGLRFGASAVQGWRAHMEDAHCAWLELPGLPPGWAFFAVLDGHGGARAALFGARHLPGHVLEALGPAPGEPEGVREALRRAFLSADARLRALWPPGEPGGSTAVALLISQRFLYLAHCGDSRAMLSRAGAVAFSTEDHRPLRPRERERIHNAGGTIRRRRLEGSLAVSRALGDFAYKEAPGRPPELQLISAEPEVTALARQAEDEFMLLASDGVWDAMSGAALAGLVASRLCLGLAPELLCAQLLDTCLCKDSLDNMTCILVCFPGAPRPCEEAIRKELALDAALGHRVAGAPQPEHGFLDSGLRGHPRFTSWGRAVLQKGPNGAGKPTGTH
- the PPM1N gene encoding probable protein phosphatase 1N isoform X3, which produces MAAFARLLERLLWPARKKQESEEEEEEGRRTHHGLQSLLDAPRCVQRPHGGAAASWGLRFGASAVQGWRAHMEDAHCAWLELPGLPPGWAFFAVLDGHGGARAALFGARHLPGHVLEALGPAPGEPEGVREALRRAFLSADARLRALWPPGEPGGSTAVALLISQRFLYLAHCGDSRAMLSRAGAVAFSTEDHRPLRPRERERIHNAGGTIRRRRLEGSLAVSRALGDFAYKEAPGRPPELQLISAEPEVTALARQAEDEFMLLASDGVWDAMSGAALAGLVASRLCLGLAPELLCAQLLDTCLCKDSLDNMTCILVCFPGAPRPCEEAIRKELALDAALGHRVAELCSSAQEPPSLNTVFWTLASEDIPDLPPGGGLYCKRARMGPESPLAPTDTH
- the PPM1N gene encoding probable protein phosphatase 1N isoform X10 — encoded protein: MAAFARLLERLLWPARKKQESEEEEEEGRRTHHGLQSLLDAPRCVQRPHGGAAASWGLRFGASAVQGWRAHMEDAHCAWLELPGLPPGWAFFAVLDGHGGARAALFGARHLPGHVLEALGPAPGEPEGVREALRRAFLSADARLRALWPPGEPGGSTAVALLISQRFLYLAHCGDSRAMLSRAGAVAFSTEDHRPLRPRERERIHNAGGTIRRRRLEGSLAVSRALGDFAYKEAPGRPPELQLISAEPEVTALARQAEDEFMLLASDGVWDAMSGAALAGLVASRLCLGLAPELLCAQLLDTCLCKEPPSLNTVFWTLASEDIPDLPPGGGLYCKRARMGPESPLAPTDTH